From the Oxobacter pfennigii genome, one window contains:
- a CDS encoding DUF5658 family protein yields MKAFIKDYCLKNIKFKLFILYVLNVSDIVFTLLLIGTGMYVEMNLLMVEAVQSMSSSFILKVLLPALLLIYIYLRIQKATDKQLKKSNLLINSILAMYAMVNMSHLLWILMLPVFKRAFI; encoded by the coding sequence ATGAAAGCTTTTATAAAAGACTATTGCTTGAAAAACATAAAATTCAAGCTGTTTATATTATACGTTCTTAATGTATCGGATATAGTATTTACCCTTTTACTAATCGGAACCGGGATGTATGTAGAAATGAACTTATTGATGGTGGAAGCAGTACAAAGCATGTCATCGAGCTTTATTTTGAAGGTGCTTCTGCCTGCTTTGCTTTTAATATACATTTACCTTAGAATACAAAAGGCAACAGACAAACAATTAAAAAAATCAAACCTTCTCATAAACAGTATATTGGCCATGTATGCAATGGTTAATATGTCCCATTTATTATGGATTTTAATGCTGCCGGTATTCAAAAGAGCTTTTATATAG